A window from Zingiber officinale cultivar Zhangliang chromosome 7A, Zo_v1.1, whole genome shotgun sequence encodes these proteins:
- the LOC121999456 gene encoding uncharacterized protein LOC121999456 produces the protein MEDRSLKDYAAPYARGLRSSITRPSIEANHFEIKLAVITMVNQHQFGKGPHEDPNQHLKVFYEICGTKKMNGVLAEAVKLMLFDFSLRDWVSLDFAVGGALMNKSLDEAEDIIESVAQNHHQWTIERCGGSFSGNPIKRSGKFDVEAITLMPTKLDVLTKKLKNMGTDTVNVIIEKILEEILNEQKEMKNEFKQMSQRIDNVEKHQKLQDSQIAQIVSSTTRAPSTFPRRTYMNPIEYCNRIELSSGQTLGDPQVTAQSHETQNNGELSPSLPNDEGAKEEEKSTAKVEESSSPIVQTQAGLFPQRLTNLKRDEGFGKFLEKVKNLCIEVPLINALQEMPKFAKFLKEIMSSKRRKGGYKMVALTEESSALLLDDTPPKLQDPESFFIPCKIGTTLIERDFCNLGESVSLMPYSICNKLGLKDIKLTTIILQLVDHSCRYPMGIIEDVQIKVSGSFVLTDFVVLDVEKDPKIQIILGRPFLNMDGAMIDMKHYKLDLVISEERLTFNLSKSPNHVAFLLNDCRTLEEYHTDEWMQD, from the exons ATGGAAGATAGATCTCTCaaagattatgcagcaccttatgcacgtGGCTTGAGATCTAGCATCACGAGACCATCCATTGAAGCTAATCACTTTGAAATAAAGCTTGCGGTTATAACTATGGTGAATCAACATCAATTTGGGAAAGGACCCCATGAAGATCCGAATCAGCACCTTAAGGTCTTCTATGAGATTTGTGGGACTAAAAAGATGAATGGAGTCCTTGCAGAAGCTGTGAAATTAATGCTGTTTGATTTTTCTTTGAGGGATTGG GTGTCTCTTGATTTTGCagttggaggggcacttatgaacaaaagtcTTGACGAAGCCGAAGATATTATTGAGAGTGTAGCTCAGAACCATCATCAATGGACAATTGAAAGATGTGGAGGCTCCTTCTCTGGAAACCCTATCAAGagatcaggaaaatttgatgtggAAGCAATCACTCTTATGCCTACAAAGTTGGATGTCTTGACTAAAAAACTCAAGAATATGGGTACTGACACAGTTAATGTAATC ATAGAAAAGATACTTGAAGAAATTCTTAATGAGCAAAAGGAAATGAAGAATGAATTCAAGCAAATGAGTCAAAGGATAGACAATGTGGAGAAGCATCAAAAACTCCAAGATAGTCAAATTGCTCAGATAGTCTCATCTACTACAAGAGCACCGAGCACATTTCCAAGGAGAACATATATGAATcctattgagtattgtaataggATTGAACTAAGTAGTGGAcagaccttgggagatccccaagtgactgctcaaagTCATGAAACTCAAAACAATGGAGAGCTCTCTCCTTCTCTACCAAATGATGAAGGcgctaaagaagaggagaagagtacCGCAAAGGTTGAAGAGTCTTCTTCACCTATTGTTCAAACACAAGCAGGTCTATTCCCTCAAAGATTGACCAACTTGAAAAGAGATGAAGggtttggcaaattcttggagaaagttAAAAACTTGTGCATTGAGGTACCACTCATTAATGCACTACAAGAAATGCCCAAATTTGCCAAATTTCTTAAAGAAATAATgtcaagcaagagaagaaaaggaggcTATAAAATGGTAGCATTGACAGAGGAGAGTAGCGCTTTGCTACTAGACGATACACCTCCAAAGCTCCAAGATCCAGAAAGTTTCTTCATCCCTTGCAAGATAGGGACTACTttgattgaaagagatttttgtAATTTGGGAGAAAGTGTTAGCCTCATGCCTTACtcaatttgtaataagttaggCCTTAAAGACATTAAACTCACTACCATAATACTTCAACTAGTTGATCATTCATGTAGATATCCAATGGGGATAATTGAAGATGTGCAGATAAAGGTGAGTGGTAGTTTTGTGCTCACAGATTTTGTGGTACTTGACGTGGAGAAGGACCCTAAAATTCAAATCATTCTTGGAAGGCCCTTCCTTAATATGGACGGAGCTATGATTGACATGAAACACTATAAGTTGGACTTGGTTATCAGTGAGGAAAGACTTACTTTCAATTTATCTAAGTCTCCTAACCATGTTGCTTTTCTATTGAATGATTGTAGAACACTTGAAGAGTACCATACTGATGAGTGGATGCAAGATTAA